The DNA sequence AAGCGCCTTACTGGCAGACAAGAGCCTCAGCTGGTTGGAGAGGCGTCTGTTGCTGCGCTCGCTCCAATTAGCCGAGTCTCAGCAGTGCTCGTTGCGGGCGCGCGTGGACAAGGCCACGAAGGCAGTGGCTGCACTTAACCACCGAGGGCAGGGTAGAAAACGCTACTGTGATGAGGCTGAACTGCGGCAAGCAGCCGAGCACGTGCTAAGCAAGCAGCGCGTGACGAAACTCGTCAGCTTGCAGCTCAGCTGCCATGTCGTAGAGCACGCTCTGCGCCGCTATGGTGACCGGCCCGCAGGAGTGAGAGAAGAGCGCAGCATCACGGTCACGGCGCATGTTGACCAAGCAGCTTTAGCTGAGGCGGAGCGCTGTTTGGGCTGGCGGGTCTACGTCACCAATCAGGAGGCTGAACAGTTATCTCTGACCCAGGCGCAGCTGGCTTACCGCGCACAGTACCTGGTCGAGCGTGACATCGGCCGCTTGAAGGGTCAACCGCTGTCGTTGACGCCTGTATACCTACAAACCGATGAGCGTGTCAAGGGACTCATCCGCCTGTTGATGATCGGGCTGCGCCTGCTTACCCTGCTGGAGTTTTCGGTCAGGCGGCAGCTGCAGGCGCAGCGGGAGAAGCTTTCAGGCATCTACCCAGGTAATGCCAAACGTGCCACTGCCAGACCCACTGCCGAAATGATGCTTCAGGCGCTCACCGGGCTGACCCTCACGGTTATCGACCAGGCAGGGTGGATCAGCACACACGTCACGCCTCTAAACAAGGTGCAAGCGCGTATCTTGACGCTGTTGGGCCTCTCGCCTGACCTCTACTCGCGCTTTGCTCCACATTCTCTAGAAGCAGTCCTTGAATTGAGCGAACGGTGAGCCGTCAAGGTCAGCCTCTGATCTAAACTAATCTAAACGTTTCGCTCCTCGAAAGGCTTGAACGTCGGCGGTGACAGCGCGTCCACGCCGCGCCCCGCCCAGTCGCCCGGTCCCATCGCCGCCCACATCCGCTCGCCGGCCTTTTGCAGCTCTTGGGTCACTAGCGCCTCGTCGACGTTCAGGACGCGGCCGTCCTTCATCACCCAGGCGCCGTCCACCATCACCTCTTTAAGGTCCTCGGCCTGGGCGTTGTAGACGATGTTCTTGATGGGATCGCGCAGCGGCGTCATGAACATGCCGCCGAGGTCCCAGAAGAGCAGGTCGGCCTTGGCGCTCGCGGCGATGCGGCCCAGATCGTCACGGTGGAGCATCTTGGCGGCGTTCAGGGTAGCGGCGTTGAACACGTCGCCCGCGGTGGCGCGCTCGGCCTGGCGGTGCATGATCTTGCCCACCACCGCCGCCCAACGCAGCGCCTCGAGCATCGACTGCGGCGCGCTGTCGGTCGCCAAGCAGAGGTTGACGCCGGCGTCTTGGTACTTGGGGAAGGACTCGAGCGCCAGCCCGCCGCGGTTGAAGACCCAAGGCGCGTGCGCTACCGAGGCCCTCGCGGCGGCCAGCAGGGGAAGGTCGTCGCCCGCGAACTGCACCCAGGAGTGCCCGGCGATCATGATGGCGTGGCCGAGGATGGTCCATTCGCTCAGAAAGCCGATGGCATCGAGCCACTCGATCGGCGTCATGCCGGTGCGCCGGACCATCTCGTCGAACTCGAAGACCGACTGGCTGGCGTGGAGCGCCAAGGGCACCCCCAGTTCGTCCGAGGCCCGGCGGCTCAGCCGGAGGAGCTCTTCGGTGCAGGTGTCTACCTGCATGGGCGAGAGAAAGCCCTGGATGCGGCCCCCGGCGCGGCCCTGGAGTCGCTCGATGAGCCCGACCGCCTTGCGCAAGCCCTCGCGGCCCGCTTCCTCGTCCCATTCGTACTGCACGGTGCGGCCGTCCTTGGTGTGCCAGCGCGCCGAGCGGTAGCCGTCGGCGATGTAAGCCCGTAGACCCGCCGCTTCGGCGGCGTCCGCGACGTAGTCGCCGATGGGGCCCAGCTCCATCACCGTGGTGGTGCCGGTGCGGATGAGCTCGGCCACGGCGTAGTCCACGCAGGCCCGGCGGCCCGCCTCGTCGAT is a window from the Deinococcota bacterium genome containing:
- a CDS encoding transposase, giving the protein MRVYDLKAEQVRIDSTTAKGYVGVTEEGLFQFGHSKDHRPDLPQVKINFSALDPLGLPLTTTVVSGERADDPLYAPEIKRVQAALGRRGVTYIGDSKMASLATRAYVASSGDYHLCPLSAVQMPETKLAELLGPVWSGAQDVTPIYGPVEQQTVAEPIAEGFEITVSQSALLADKSLSWLERRLLLRSLQLAESQQCSLRARVDKATKAVAALNHRGQGRKRYCDEAELRQAAEHVLSKQRVTKLVSLQLSCHVVEHALRRYGDRPAGVREERSITVTAHVDQAALAEAERCLGWRVYVTNQEAEQLSLTQAQLAYRAQYLVERDIGRLKGQPLSLTPVYLQTDERVKGLIRLLMIGLRLLTLLEFSVRRQLQAQREKLSGIYPGNAKRATARPTAEMMLQALTGLTLTVIDQAGWISTHVTPLNKVQARILTLLGLSPDLYSRFAPHSLEAVLELSER
- a CDS encoding amidohydrolase family protein, which translates into the protein MTTDRLKIDAGLVVAYQDGEHRILRDGCIVLEGDGVLHVGKGFGGRVDRELDMRDRLVTPGLINVHTHLSESPLDKSLIEDVGKRQFSLSKLADLLPARGRAIDEAGRRACVDYAVAELIRTGTTTVMELGPIGDYVADAAEAAGLRAYIADGYRSARWHTKDGRTVQYEWDEEAGREGLRKAVGLIERLQGRAGGRIQGFLSPMQVDTCTEELLRLSRRASDELGVPLALHASQSVFEFDEMVRRTGMTPIEWLDAIGFLSEWTILGHAIMIAGHSWVQFAGDDLPLLAAARASVAHAPWVFNRGGLALESFPKYQDAGVNLCLATDSAPQSMLEALRWAAVVGKIMHRQAERATAGDVFNAATLNAAKMLHRDDLGRIAASAKADLLFWDLGGMFMTPLRDPIKNIVYNAQAEDLKEVMVDGAWVMKDGRVLNVDEALVTQELQKAGERMWAAMGPGDWAGRGVDALSPPTFKPFEERNV